The following proteins are encoded in a genomic region of Burkholderia pyrrocinia:
- a CDS encoding helix-turn-helix domain-containing protein: MTNKRYTSIWDAIEDQPAEAENMKLRSELMIALKQRLAQLELSQAQAAKLLGVTQPRVSDLMRGKINLFALDALVNMAAAAGLHVELQVRESA; encoded by the coding sequence ACGTTACACGAGCATCTGGGACGCAATCGAAGATCAGCCGGCCGAGGCCGAGAACATGAAGCTGCGGTCCGAACTGATGATCGCGCTCAAGCAGCGTCTCGCGCAGCTTGAACTCAGCCAGGCGCAGGCCGCGAAACTGCTGGGTGTCACGCAGCCTCGCGTGTCCGACCTGATGCGCGGCAAGATCAACCTGTTCGCACTCGACGCGCTCGTCAACATGGCAGCGGCAGCCGGCCTGCACGTCGAGCTTCAGGTGCGGGAATCCGCATGA
- a CDS encoding cytochrome b/b6 domain-containing protein produces MQTVPATGRAAATPPARPIHPLWVRASHWLNALAAVLMALSGWRIYDASPIYPPFVFPHGITIGGWLGGALQWHFAAMWLLVGNGLFYLTMSIATGRFARKMLPVTPASVWRDVRATLGGRLSHADLSVYNAVQRAAYLVAIVDLVVLVLSGLTIWKSVQFPLLRELLGGYDNARVVHFWAMWLLVAFFVVHVAMALLVPRSLLAMLRGR; encoded by the coding sequence ATGCAAACCGTTCCCGCCACCGGTCGCGCGGCTGCCACGCCGCCCGCGCGTCCGATCCATCCGCTGTGGGTGCGCGCGAGCCACTGGCTCAATGCGCTCGCGGCGGTCCTGATGGCGCTGTCCGGCTGGCGCATCTACGATGCGTCGCCGATCTATCCGCCGTTCGTGTTTCCGCACGGCATCACGATCGGCGGCTGGCTCGGCGGCGCGTTGCAATGGCATTTCGCGGCGATGTGGCTGCTCGTCGGCAACGGGCTGTTCTACCTGACGATGTCGATCGCGACGGGGCGCTTCGCACGCAAGATGCTGCCGGTCACGCCGGCGTCCGTGTGGCGCGACGTGCGCGCCACGCTGGGCGGGCGGCTGTCGCACGCCGACCTGAGCGTCTACAACGCGGTGCAGCGTGCCGCGTACCTGGTCGCGATCGTCGATCTCGTCGTGCTGGTGCTGTCGGGGCTCACGATCTGGAAGTCCGTGCAATTCCCGCTGCTGCGCGAACTGTTGGGTGGCTACGACAACGCGCGCGTCGTGCATTTCTGGGCGATGTGGCTGCTCGTCGCATTCTTTGTCGTACACGTCGCGATGGCGCTGCTGGTGCCGCGCTCGCTGCTCGCGATGCTGCGCGGCCGCTGA
- a CDS encoding pentapeptide MXKDX repeat protein — protein sequence MKKVLIAACVAGFAMVATGAYAQNDAMSKEGSSMSKDAMGHDAMAKEGAMKKDGMKKHAMKKDAMKKDGMSHDSMGKPSDDKMAPSN from the coding sequence ATGAAAAAAGTACTGATCGCAGCCTGTGTCGCCGGTTTCGCCATGGTTGCAACGGGCGCATATGCGCAGAACGACGCGATGTCGAAGGAAGGTTCGTCGATGTCGAAGGACGCGATGGGCCACGACGCGATGGCCAAGGAAGGCGCGATGAAGAAGGACGGCATGAAGAAGCACGCGATGAAGAAAGATGCGATGAAGAAGGACGGGATGTCGCACGACTCGATGGGCAAGCCGTCGGACGACAAGATGGCCCCGTCGAACTGA
- a CDS encoding molybdopterin-dependent oxidoreductase, producing MSESETTRGQPRWTLDRKSLELDVRRELEMPSRRLFNRRILTLGGLTMLTGCTLKDDASVDTFLEKVSRMNDRVQAWLFSGERLAPTYTEADITRPFPFNAFYGIDDVPHVDASTYRLVLSGRVTGKRVWTLDELYALPHAEQITRHICVEGWSAIGRWGGTPFGAFLARAGADTRAKYVGFKCADDYYESIDMPTALHPQTLLAFDYDGRRLPPEFGFPMKLRMPTKLGYKNPKHIMEIFVTDTYPGGYWVDQGYNWFGGS from the coding sequence ATGTCGGAATCCGAAACCACGCGTGGCCAGCCGCGCTGGACGCTCGACCGGAAGTCGCTCGAACTCGACGTGCGCCGCGAACTCGAGATGCCGTCGCGGCGGCTCTTCAACCGGCGCATCCTGACGCTGGGCGGCCTGACGATGCTGACCGGCTGCACGCTGAAGGACGACGCGTCGGTCGACACGTTCCTCGAGAAAGTGTCGCGCATGAACGATCGCGTGCAGGCCTGGCTGTTCAGCGGCGAACGGCTGGCGCCGACCTACACCGAAGCCGACATCACGCGGCCGTTCCCGTTCAACGCGTTCTACGGGATCGACGACGTGCCGCACGTCGATGCGTCGACGTACCGGCTCGTGCTGTCCGGCCGCGTGACGGGCAAGCGCGTGTGGACGCTCGACGAGCTGTATGCGCTGCCGCACGCGGAGCAGATTACGCGGCATATCTGCGTGGAAGGGTGGAGCGCGATCGGCCGCTGGGGCGGCACGCCGTTCGGCGCGTTCCTGGCGCGCGCGGGCGCCGATACGCGGGCGAAATACGTCGGCTTCAAGTGCGCGGACGACTATTACGAAAGCATCGACATGCCGACCGCGCTGCATCCGCAGACGCTGCTCGCGTTCGATTACGACGGCCGCCGGCTGCCGCCGGAATTCGGCTTCCCGATGAAACTGCGGATGCCGACCAAGCTCGGCTACAAGAACCCGAAGCACATCATGGAAATCTTCGTGACCGATACGTACCCGGGCGGCTACTGGGTCGATCAGGGGTACAACTGGTTCGGCGGCTCGTGA